One Candidatus Neomarinimicrobiota bacterium DNA segment encodes these proteins:
- a CDS encoding adenylate/guanylate cyclase domain-containing protein: MSDLLKRVSIGALIGFCMALFVGLGTQKIPFIKSLLDGYEYLSYDSRMKAKVSGVEEQSIDDVIIIDIDQNSVAAPEDGGLGNYKDWPHALHGQLIESVAMGNPKAILFDIIFDPENTNNYFLFSDLISDHTFKTQDMVDRVNEFLFTRDPYAFIDQTSATQKAYHALVFEKEDSLNFLYKMESEPKGYQYENHVISGIPKEIAEKLPTADRIGNTYVELLSASVGSGSANFPQDEDGIIRRAPTAIYFEGPNHVYPSLVMSAVIDILGIKKDGGFDYDFENHVLRLIDTTNTIVREIPIDDHGRMYVNYYGRFKTFYYLPYSYCIDPNLSDYFEDKVAFVGASLPGLMDLRNTPVQETFAGVEIHTNVMHSILQNQFILPTSSGTNLMVILIVGTILGILVSIPTKPLYTLPAPLVGIVAWVLFTYTQFLSNLVMWEIVRPAMSMAGTYLGIFLYNFLVVEKDKRFLKSTFSTYISPELIDQMYDNKEEPQLGGTEGYHTAFFTDIQSFSGFSEKLTASDLVELLNEYLTEMTDILLDNKGTLDKYIGDAIVAFYGAPAPVKDHEYWACLTAVKMQERLAELRVKWQSDGDRWPEIVHNMQNRIGINTGPMVTGNMGSTMRMNYTMMGDTVNLAARLEASAKQYGVYIQVAEESYKACMDKFIWRDLDFVIVMGKTEPAQVFELIAEKGQMPKGYDKLLPAYHEAVKLYRNQNWGKAIEAFKASDELEDMFPGRKTNPSKIYIPRCEHYRDNPPGDDWDGSWALTKK; encoded by the coding sequence ATGTCTGATCTCCTAAAGCGCGTAAGCATTGGTGCACTTATTGGGTTTTGTATGGCTCTATTTGTAGGTCTTGGCACTCAAAAAATCCCATTTATAAAATCTCTCCTTGACGGATATGAATATCTTTCCTACGATTCTCGTATGAAAGCCAAAGTTTCCGGCGTAGAAGAACAGTCTATTGATGATGTTATTATTATAGATATTGATCAGAATTCTGTTGCCGCTCCGGAAGATGGAGGACTTGGGAACTACAAGGATTGGCCTCATGCCCTACATGGTCAACTTATTGAGTCTGTTGCGATGGGAAATCCAAAAGCGATTTTATTTGACATAATTTTCGATCCGGAAAACACGAATAATTATTTCCTATTTTCGGACTTGATTAGTGATCATACTTTTAAAACTCAAGATATGGTAGATCGTGTAAATGAATTCCTTTTCACCCGAGATCCATATGCTTTTATTGACCAAACATCTGCAACCCAAAAAGCTTATCATGCTCTTGTATTTGAAAAGGAAGACAGCCTCAATTTTTTATACAAGATGGAATCTGAACCGAAAGGGTATCAGTACGAAAATCACGTAATTAGCGGCATCCCAAAAGAGATTGCTGAAAAATTGCCGACAGCAGACCGCATCGGGAATACATATGTAGAACTACTTTCTGCATCTGTTGGATCTGGAAGTGCAAATTTCCCCCAAGATGAAGATGGCATTATCCGTCGTGCACCGACCGCTATTTATTTTGAAGGTCCGAACCATGTATATCCGAGTTTGGTAATGTCTGCTGTAATTGATATTCTAGGAATAAAAAAAGACGGTGGCTTTGATTATGATTTTGAAAACCATGTGTTGCGGCTCATCGATACAACAAATACAATTGTCAGAGAAATTCCCATTGATGATCACGGTCGCATGTATGTGAATTATTACGGACGCTTTAAAACGTTTTACTATTTGCCGTATAGCTATTGTATTGATCCAAACCTTTCCGATTACTTTGAAGACAAAGTTGCTTTTGTTGGAGCTTCCTTGCCTGGTTTAATGGACCTTCGAAACACTCCAGTACAAGAAACGTTTGCGGGTGTAGAAATTCATACTAATGTGATGCACAGTATTCTGCAAAATCAGTTTATTCTTCCAACGTCATCCGGGACAAATTTGATGGTGATCTTGATTGTGGGCACCATCCTTGGAATCCTCGTAAGCATTCCAACCAAACCGCTTTACACACTTCCAGCTCCTTTGGTTGGTATTGTTGCATGGGTTTTATTTACATACACTCAATTTTTATCTAATCTTGTCATGTGGGAAATTGTTCGTCCAGCGATGAGTATGGCAGGGACATACCTCGGGATATTCCTTTATAATTTCCTCGTTGTTGAAAAAGATAAGCGCTTTTTAAAGAGCACATTTAGTACCTACATCTCTCCTGAGCTTATTGACCAAATGTATGATAATAAGGAAGAGCCTCAGCTTGGAGGTACGGAAGGTTACCATACGGCATTTTTTACGGACATTCAGAGTTTTTCCGGTTTCTCGGAAAAATTAACCGCATCTGATTTGGTAGAGCTTCTAAACGAATATTTAACCGAAATGACGGATATTTTATTGGACAACAAGGGAACTTTGGATAAATACATCGGGGACGCAATTGTAGCATTTTACGGGGCGCCTGCACCGGTAAAAGACCACGAATACTGGGCTTGCCTTACAGCAGTAAAAATGCAAGAACGTCTTGCGGAACTGCGCGTAAAATGGCAATCCGATGGTGACAGGTGGCCGGAAATTGTCCATAATATGCAAAACAGAATTGGAATTAATACGGGTCCGATGGTTACAGGAAATATGGGATCAACGATGCGCATGAATTATACTATGATGGGCGATACGGTCAATCTTGCGGCTCGCCTAGAAGCATCCGCAAAGCAATATGGTGTATATATTCAAGTTGCCGAAGAGTCTTACAAGGCTTGCATGGACAAATTTATTTGGCGAGATTTGGATTTTGTTATTGTGATGGGAAAAACTGAACCGGCACAAGTGTTTGAACTTATTGCAGAGAAGGGGCAAATGCCCAAAGGTTACGATAAATTATTGCCAGCATATCACGAAGCTGTCAAATTGTATCGCAATCAGAATTGGGGGAAAGCAATTGAAGCGTTTAAAGCATCCGATGAGCTTGAAGATATGTTCCCTGGACGAAAGACAAATCCGAGTAAAATATATATCCCCCGGTGCGAACATTATCGGGACAATCCTCCCGGTGATGATTGGGACGGATCTTGGGCTTTAACTAAAAAATAG
- a CDS encoding UbiA family prenyltransferase, which produces MNDVIDEKILSLLNEANFLTLGTSVGGNASAANVFFANDSFDLYFFTFNPSRKAEQIRVNPNVQCVVRPDGCEGIKELQIEGRATQIKDEAEIEKAYGMICKVTEAFKPYMNDEFLKKNKVIGYYKIKPTVIKYVDFYSEKQFEWREFPENRLSLSSSIIKGALSKVGLYLRAVRAPFFTATIAPVALGGAVAFFNYGMFNWNLFWLSLLGAILAHAGTNLANDYSDHMTRNDESNKLFSPFNGGSRSIQAGLFSPTKVFVLAVGMFLGAITIGLNLNTTLHGAPFALSPLLWFGIAGVALGVFYTGAPLRLSYNGFGDIAVMLGFGPVMALGTHYVQYQSFQTFGALPALEWNFLPILAASVPVAVMVALILFINGFQDFNADREVGKRTWIVRTADGEPVANYARPFAIYKGALYFTFLYVLALGIAGAVNSDFSTPWILVAMLPFLLARKAMTMGADWLKRWSDENADREKLPYELLMVNVSTIGTHFSVGILMVVGYWLGTIL; this is translated from the coding sequence ATGAATGATGTAATAGATGAAAAAATACTAAGCCTTTTAAACGAAGCCAATTTTCTGACCTTAGGCACTTCAGTAGGTGGAAACGCCTCAGCAGCTAATGTGTTTTTTGCTAACGATAGCTTTGATCTTTATTTTTTCACATTTAATCCATCTCGCAAAGCAGAACAAATTCGCGTGAATCCCAATGTCCAATGCGTCGTCAGACCTGATGGGTGTGAGGGAATTAAGGAACTCCAAATTGAAGGCAGGGCAACTCAGATAAAAGATGAAGCCGAAATTGAGAAAGCTTATGGGATGATTTGCAAAGTGACTGAAGCATTTAAGCCATATATGAATGATGAATTTCTCAAAAAAAATAAAGTGATCGGGTATTATAAAATCAAACCAACTGTAATTAAATATGTGGATTTTTATTCCGAGAAACAGTTTGAATGGAGAGAGTTTCCGGAAAATCGTCTATCATTATCATCTTCTATCATTAAAGGCGCTTTAAGCAAAGTCGGGCTATACTTGCGAGCTGTAAGGGCACCGTTTTTTACAGCTACGATTGCTCCGGTTGCATTGGGCGGAGCGGTGGCTTTCTTTAATTACGGCATGTTTAACTGGAATTTATTTTGGTTATCTCTCTTAGGGGCAATACTTGCCCACGCGGGAACGAATTTAGCTAATGATTATTCAGATCATATGACCCGCAACGATGAATCTAATAAACTATTCAGTCCTTTTAATGGCGGATCTAGATCAATCCAAGCGGGATTGTTTTCCCCGACGAAAGTATTTGTGTTAGCAGTGGGAATGTTTTTGGGCGCTATTACAATTGGTCTAAATCTTAATACAACACTACATGGCGCACCCTTTGCTCTAAGCCCTCTTTTGTGGTTTGGAATTGCCGGTGTTGCTTTGGGTGTTTTTTACACAGGCGCCCCATTGCGATTGAGTTATAATGGTTTTGGCGATATTGCTGTTATGTTAGGATTTGGTCCCGTGATGGCTTTGGGAACACATTATGTTCAATATCAATCTTTCCAGACATTTGGCGCGCTCCCCGCATTAGAATGGAATTTTCTTCCCATTTTGGCAGCTTCAGTTCCAGTTGCGGTAATGGTAGCATTAATTTTATTTATCAATGGTTTTCAAGATTTTAATGCTGATAGAGAAGTTGGTAAACGCACTTGGATTGTTCGAACAGCAGACGGAGAACCTGTTGCAAATTATGCTAGACCATTTGCTATCTATAAAGGCGCTCTCTATTTTACTTTTTTATATGTTCTCGCTCTTGGAATAGCCGGTGCAGTGAATTCTGATTTTTCCACACCATGGATATTGGTTGCAATGTTACCGTTTTTATTAGCGAGAAAAGCCATGACCATGGGCGCAGATTGGCTCAAGCGCTGGTCGGATGAAAATGCTGATAGAGAAAAACTACCTTATGAATTGTTGATGGTTAATGTTTCTACGATTGGAACTCACTTTAGTGTCGGAATTTTAATGGTAGTTGGCTATTGGCTAGGGACGATACTTTAA
- a CDS encoding FecR domain-containing protein has translation MIRKPTSQLKYFQSALLTYIIFSAQVNAAEFGKISLPLGKVEVKSAGSSDWVRAKPKMPLNENDVIRTLAKSRCEITLTGGGKVRIGENSELEITVASVKPMTKDFSANLNKGSVWVAAKAAFGEKKRVAVRTPTAVAAIRGTKYRATAGEDESAVLVYEGKVDVNAAKNISEKRKEKRKGFTPGSLNPNKPKFTLGPVTEVLGPYEVTLKDWISLVEGMQINVRKDGKYHMFKFDQSLDVENDFVKWNQEMDSQ, from the coding sequence TTGATTCGAAAACCCACTTCACAATTGAAATATTTTCAATCGGCTTTATTAACCTATATCATCTTCTCGGCGCAGGTTAATGCTGCTGAATTTGGTAAAATCAGTTTACCACTTGGTAAGGTGGAAGTCAAATCCGCCGGATCATCGGATTGGGTGCGTGCCAAACCAAAAATGCCTCTCAACGAAAATGATGTTATTCGGACGCTCGCTAAATCCCGCTGTGAAATTACTTTGACTGGAGGTGGTAAGGTACGCATTGGAGAAAATTCGGAACTTGAAATAACAGTAGCTAGCGTTAAGCCCATGACTAAAGATTTTAGTGCTAACCTGAATAAAGGGAGTGTATGGGTTGCTGCTAAGGCAGCCTTTGGTGAAAAAAAGAGAGTTGCTGTTCGAACTCCAACCGCGGTTGCGGCTATCCGCGGAACTAAATATCGCGCCACTGCCGGAGAAGATGAAAGCGCAGTATTGGTTTATGAAGGGAAAGTTGATGTCAATGCAGCAAAAAACATTAGCGAAAAACGGAAAGAGAAACGCAAAGGATTTACACCCGGAAGTCTCAACCCAAATAAACCAAAATTCACGCTAGGGCCCGTAACCGAAGTATTAGGACCTTACGAAGTCACGTTAAAAGATTGGATCAGTCTCGTGGAAGGTATGCAAATCAATGTCCGGAAAGACGGCAAATACCACATGTTTAAATTTGATCAATCATTAGACGTAGAAAACGACTTTGTTAAGTGGAATCAGGAAATGGATTCCCAATAG
- a CDS encoding ubiquinone/menaquinone biosynthesis methyltransferase, whose translation MFKDISKRYDFLNHVFSLGGDLRWRKASVKYLNYSKDAQILDFGAGTGDFSFALRQHSSAHVTALDLVPEMLDQMKMKAGANSEKWLKLVQGDGEALPFKENTFDGAVAGFVGRNLLDLPKGLSELYRVIKPSKKLGFLEFCKPESGFTQKATWLYHRLIIAPVGNLLIRGNKSAYQYLIDSIESFYTAAEMRNLMKQAGFRNVISIRFNFGTVILTVATK comes from the coding sequence ATGTTTAAAGATATCAGTAAACGATACGACTTTCTAAATCATGTATTTAGCCTTGGAGGTGATTTACGATGGCGAAAAGCGAGTGTAAAATATCTGAATTATAGTAAGGATGCCCAAATTTTGGATTTTGGTGCTGGCACTGGTGACTTCAGCTTTGCTTTGAGGCAACATTCATCTGCGCATGTGACTGCATTAGATTTAGTGCCGGAGATGCTAGATCAAATGAAAATGAAAGCAGGTGCAAATAGCGAAAAGTGGTTAAAGCTGGTTCAAGGAGACGGAGAAGCGCTTCCATTTAAAGAAAATACGTTTGATGGGGCAGTAGCCGGGTTTGTTGGCCGTAACCTGCTGGATTTACCAAAAGGACTATCGGAATTATACCGAGTAATTAAACCTTCGAAGAAATTAGGGTTCCTGGAATTTTGTAAACCGGAAAGTGGTTTTACCCAAAAAGCAACTTGGCTCTATCATCGGCTAATCATAGCTCCGGTTGGTAATCTATTAATTCGTGGAAACAAATCGGCTTATCAGTATCTAATTGATTCTATTGAATCGTTTTATACTGCAGCAGAAATGCGAAATCTGATGAAACAAGCTGGGTTCAGAAATGTAATTAGTATAAGATTTAATTTTGGCACAGTAATTTTGACAGTAGCAACAAAATAA